GATCGACCCCACGCTCGAAGAGGGCGTGTACGTGCAGTTCCCCGGCCCGCACTACGAGACCCCGGCCGAGATCAACATGGTCCGCGTCATGGGCGGCGACCTGGTCGGCATGTCCACCGTGCTGGAGGCCATCGCGGCCCGTGAGGCGGGCGCCGAGGTGCTGGGCATCTCCCTGGTCACGAACCTCGCGGCGGGCCTGAGCGGCGAACCCCTCAACCACGAGGAGGTCCTCCAGGCAGGCCGTGACTCGGCGACGCAGATGGGCGCGCTGCTGGCACGGGTGCTGGACCGGATCTAGCGGGGGCTCCGCCCCTCATACCCCGGCCCGGGCAGAGCCCACGCCACGGCCACACCCCCGCACCCCCACCCGCAGAAAGGCGGCCACCGTGCAGCAGGACCTCATCACGCAGGCCAGGACCTGGCTCGCCGAGGACCCGGACCCGGACACCCGCGCGGAGCTCGCCGGACTCATCGAGGCCGGTGACCTCGCCGCACTGGAGGACCGCTTCGCCGGCACGCTCCAGTTCGGCACGGCCGGCCTGCGGGGCGAGATCGGCGCCGGGCCGATGCGGATGAACCGCTCCGTCGTCATCCGCGCGGCGGCCGGCCTGGCCGCGTATCTGAAGGCGCAGGGGCAGTCCGGCGGGCTCGTCGTCATCGGTTACGACGCCCGCTACAAGTCCGCCGACTTCGCCCGTGACACCGCGGCGGTGATGACCGGCGCGGGCCTGCGCGCGGCCGTGCTCCCGCGTCCGCTGCCCACCCCCGTGCTGGCGTTCGCCATACGGCATCTGGGAGCAGTCGCCGGTGTGGAGGTCACGGCCAGCCACAATCCGCCGCGCGACAACGGCTACAAGGTCTACCTCGGCGACGGCTCGCAGATCGTGCCCCCGGCCGACGCGGAGATCGCCGCCGCGATCGCGGCGGTGGGCCCGCTGGGCGGCGTACCGCGCCCGGAGTCGGGCTGGGAGATCCTCGGCGAGGACGTCCTGGCCGCCTATCTGGCGCGTACGGACGCCGTCCTGAGCCCCGGCTCCCCGCGGTCCGCGCGCACCGTGTACACCGCGATGCACGGCGTCGGCACGTCCGTCCTGACGGCCGCCTTCGCGCGGGCCGGTTTCCCCGAGCCGGTGCTGGTGGCCGAGCAGGCGGAACCCGACCCGGCGTTCCCCACCGTCGCCTTCCCCAACCCGGAGGAGCCCGGCGCGATGGATCTCGCGTTCGCGACCGCGCGCCGGGCCGGGCCGGACCTCGTCATCGCCAACGACCCGGACGCCGACCGTTGCGCCGTCGCCGTGCCGGACCCGTCGGCCGAGGGCGGCTGGCGGATGCTGCGCGGCGACGAGGTCGGCGCACTGCTCGCCGCCCACCTGGTGGACCGGGGTGTGACCGGGGTGCTGGCCGAGTCGATCGTCTCGTCCTCCCTGCTGGGCCGGATCGCGGAGAAGGCGGGCCTCGGCTACGAGGAGACGCTGACGGGCTTCAAGTGGATCGCCCGCGTGGAGGGCCTGCGCTACGGCTACGAGGAGGCGCTGGGCTACTGCGTCGACCCGGAGGGCGTACGCGACAAGGACGGCATCACGGCCGCGCTGCTGGTCGCCGAGCTCGCCTCCGTGCTCAAGGAGCAGGGCCGCACGCTCCTCGACCTGCTCGACGACCTCGCGCTCGCACACGGCCTGCACGCCACGGACCAGCTGTCGGTCCGGGTCGAGGACCTGACGGTCATCGCGGACGCCATGCGGCGTCTGCGCGGGACCCCCCCGACCGCCCTGGCGGGCCTCCCCGTCACCTCGGCCGAGGACCTCTCCCTGGGCACGGACGCCCTGCCGCCCACCGACGGGCTGCGCTACCACCTGACGGGCGCGAGGGTCATCGTCCGCCCGAGCGGCACCGAGCCGAAGCTCAAGTGCTACCTGGAGGTCGTGGTCCCGGTCCCCGGCAGGGACGGGCTCCCCGAGGCCCGCGCGAAGGCCGCGGAACTGCTGGCGGCCGTCAAGCGGGACCTGTCGGCGGCTGCGGGCATCTGACGTCCCCGACCGTCCGGCACGACGCCGGACGCGGCACCGCCCCGGGCCGGCTCGGCAGGCCGCGACGCGCGGATCCGGCGATCCGGTCCGGCCGTCAGCCGTGCCGGGGCGGGTGCCGTGCGGTCCGGGCTTCTCGCGCGCGGTCGCCCCTGCGGGCAATTTGCATGTGAACCCCGCGACACCCGCCGATGCCCTCGGCGCCGAGCCCTCCGCGCGGTGGCGCGTACGGCTCCGACCGCGCCCGGCGGAACACGCCGACCTCGTCAGGGGCGTGGGCGGCCGGCGCCCGGGAGGCGTGACGGACTCACGCCGCCCGGATCGTAAAGACCTTGTCCGTTGCTCCCACGTCACATAAGTTAACGGCGGAATTCACCAAGTCCTCACCCTGGGTGCGGACTTGGAGGATCGGCATGACCACGGACCAACGGGGAGGAACAACCATGCGCACTGTTCTGCGATCGACTGCTGTGACGCTCATGGCCGGGGGAGCGCTCTTCTTCACGATGAGCAATCCTGCGGCTGCCGCCGAGAACAACACCGGCGTCGTCGGTGGCTCACCGGGGAGTACCGCCACCTGCATCTCCACCATCAAGGGGGCGAAGGCCTGCTTCCAGCGGTACGGCGATGTCATCTGGACCAAGGACACCTCCGGCGACGGTTACAGCGTCTACACGAACTGGACCAACCAGCTGAAGCAGCCCAGCGGCACGTGGAAGACGTACCGCACCGGCAAGTGTTCGAACCCGGGCAGCAACGGCGACTACGCCTCGTGCAACAAGGACTTCTACGAAGCCACCAGCACGAACGCCTACGGGGGCAAGGGCAGTCGCATCCAGGTCTCGGCCTGCGTCGCCAGCATCGGTGACGACGAGTGCCAGACGAGCACCTGGATCACCAACGACAGCTGAGCCGTCGGCACGCGCGACTGATCGACGCGGCCGGTTCCCCTCGGGGGGGGCCGGCCGCATCGGCGTCTGAGCGTCAGCCGATCGCGAGCAGGACCACGAGCAGCACCAGACCGACGACGGCCGGGGCGATCACCTCGTAGGCCCAGCGCACCGACGCGGTGGTCGTGGCCTGCTCCTCGCGGCGGCCGGCGCGCTCGGCGAGTTCCCTCAGGTCGCCCACCGTCTGGTCCGCGGCGGCCGCGCGGGCGTGGGAGTCCCGGACGTCGGCGTGCACGGAGGTCCGGCCGTACGGGTCGTCGTGCGCCTGCTGGGTGGCCTTCCTGGCCGCCCTCTTGCGCTCACGCAGCGAGACGGGGACCGCCCAAAGCTGGTACTTGGCGCCGTCGTGCGTGAAGATCTCGCTGGAGTAGGTGGCGCGCACGGTGGAGACGTCCGACCAGGGCAGCACGATCGTGCGGAACGGGTTCCGGATCCGGATCCGCTCCGCGTCGGCGAAGACCGCGGGCCGCAGGGTGAACGCCACGATCAGCGGGATCACCGTCAGCAGCGCGGCCAGCGCCAGCCACGGCACCCATCCCTTGCCCTGGACCACCGCGTCGCCGCCGATCCAGCCGACCAGCAGGATCAGCAGTGCGCCGCTGACCAGCCCGGCGCCCGACCGGAAGGTCCGGTCGGCGTAGGAGGGCTCGGCGGGGGGTGTGGGGCTCGTCATGGTCCCGATTCTGCCTGAAGCGGCGCCGGGGACGCGGAGGGGCCGTGCCCCGCTCGGGGAAGACCCGAAACGGGTGGGGCCCTGTACAGGTCGCTACGCGCGTAGATATGCTCATGTGGTGACCATGCCCACCACTGCTCCCTCCCCCAAGCGCTCAGCTCCGCCCGAGCAGGGGGGACCCCTGTTCGCCGACGCGACGGCGTCCGACAGTGCGCTGCGCCGCTTCCTGCACGGGCTGCCCGGCGTAGACACCGTCGGCCTCGAAGCGCGCGCCGCCTCCCTCGGTACCCGTTCGATCAAGACGACCGCCAAGGCGTACGCCATCGATCTCGCCATCTCGATGATCGACCTGACGACGCTGGAAGGCGCGGACACGCCCGGCAAGGTCCGGGCCCTGGCCGCCAAGGCGGTCAATCCCGACCCCACCGACCGCACGACCCCGCGCACCGCGGCCGTCTGCGTCTACCCCGACATGGCGGCGACCGCCGTGGCCGCGCTGGCCGGCTCCGGGGTGAAGGTCGCGTCCGTGGCGACGGCCTTCCCCGCGGGACGCGCCGCTCTGGACGTCAAGCTCGCGGACGTCCGCGACGCGGTGGCGGCCGGGGCCGACGAGATCGACATGGTGATCGACCGCGGCGCCTTCCTCTCCGGCCGTTACCTCAAGGTCTACGAGGAGATCGTCGCCGTGAAGGCCGAGTGCGGATCCGCACGGCTGAAGGTGATCTTCGAGACCGGCGAGCTCTCCACGTACGACAACATCCGGCGGGCCTCCTGGCTCGGGATGCTGGCGGGGGCCGACTTCATCAAGACGTCGACCGGCAAGGTCGCCACCAACGCCACCCCGGCGAACACCCTGCTGATGCTGGAGGCCGTGCGCGACTTCCGGGAGCAGACGGGCGTGCAGATCGGCGTGAAGCCCGCGGGCGGCATCCGCACGACCAAGGACGCGGTCAAGTTCCTCGTCCTGGTCAACGAGACCGCCGGCGAGGACTGGCTGGACAACCACTGGTTCCGCTTCGGCGCCTCCAGCCTGCTGAACGACCTGCTGATGCAGCGCCAGAAGCTCAGCACCGGCC
The DNA window shown above is from Streptomyces sp. Alt3 and carries:
- a CDS encoding phospho-sugar mutase — protein: MQQDLITQARTWLAEDPDPDTRAELAGLIEAGDLAALEDRFAGTLQFGTAGLRGEIGAGPMRMNRSVVIRAAAGLAAYLKAQGQSGGLVVIGYDARYKSADFARDTAAVMTGAGLRAAVLPRPLPTPVLAFAIRHLGAVAGVEVTASHNPPRDNGYKVYLGDGSQIVPPADAEIAAAIAAVGPLGGVPRPESGWEILGEDVLAAYLARTDAVLSPGSPRSARTVYTAMHGVGTSVLTAAFARAGFPEPVLVAEQAEPDPAFPTVAFPNPEEPGAMDLAFATARRAGPDLVIANDPDADRCAVAVPDPSAEGGWRMLRGDEVGALLAAHLVDRGVTGVLAESIVSSSLLGRIAEKAGLGYEETLTGFKWIARVEGLRYGYEEALGYCVDPEGVRDKDGITAALLVAELASVLKEQGRTLLDLLDDLALAHGLHATDQLSVRVEDLTVIADAMRRLRGTPPTALAGLPVTSAEDLSLGTDALPPTDGLRYHLTGARVIVRPSGTEPKLKCYLEVVVPVPGRDGLPEARAKAAELLAAVKRDLSAAAGI
- the deoC gene encoding deoxyribose-phosphate aldolase, which encodes MPTTAPSPKRSAPPEQGGPLFADATASDSALRRFLHGLPGVDTVGLEARAASLGTRSIKTTAKAYAIDLAISMIDLTTLEGADTPGKVRALAAKAVNPDPTDRTTPRTAAVCVYPDMAATAVAALAGSGVKVASVATAFPAGRAALDVKLADVRDAVAAGADEIDMVIDRGAFLSGRYLKVYEEIVAVKAECGSARLKVIFETGELSTYDNIRRASWLGMLAGADFIKTSTGKVATNATPANTLLMLEAVRDFREQTGVQIGVKPAGGIRTTKDAVKFLVLVNETAGEDWLDNHWFRFGASSLLNDLLMQRQKLSTGRYSGPDYVTVD
- a CDS encoding PH domain-containing protein: MTSPTPPAEPSYADRTFRSGAGLVSGALLILLVGWIGGDAVVQGKGWVPWLALAALLTVIPLIVAFTLRPAVFADAERIRIRNPFRTIVLPWSDVSTVRATYSSEIFTHDGAKYQLWAVPVSLRERKRAARKATQQAHDDPYGRTSVHADVRDSHARAAAADQTVGDLRELAERAGRREEQATTTASVRWAYEVIAPAVVGLVLLVVLLAIG